One stretch of Armigeres subalbatus isolate Guangzhou_Male chromosome 2, GZ_Asu_2, whole genome shotgun sequence DNA includes these proteins:
- the LOC134216276 gene encoding facilitated trehalose transporter Tret1-like, with product MVLEFLSKRYWKQLIAINAVHIVSIGYGVTVGWTAPIIPLLQSAHSPFPGDPITVEQVSWVGSCFSIGGMSGTLLYALIHTYFGKKTGLLMLAIPHLILWSLLWMGDNVYYVYIARYLGGLTGGGIFVIVPLYVADIVDRRIRGSLGSLTMLHINFGLLASYTAGNYLPYYFIPKIMLCLPIAFLALVCLLPETPYCLLRKGKVVEAEKSLMFYRNIPDVTRKTLSFEYEFESLKTFILTEANKDKLSVADFTTPAAIRGLFISIFVMALNQFCGIFAIVTYAGNILEACNTSLDTKYVLILIALINICGNITSFIVVDMAGRKTFLLISTIGVGISLGILGLHSYFSYNEDGIANNSWVPVLALLAFIYSAGLGITNMVGFIIPEVLPAKIRSIGSTISVGMLCFFAFVVLKVYPILLERINVHGTVWISCGVCAISILIIIFIMPETKGKNLIDEDAEKKPRRNAY from the exons ATGGTTCTGGAGTTTTTATCGAAGCGATACTGGAAGCAACTTATCGCCATCAATGCCG TCCACATCGTAAGTATTGGCTATGGCGTAACGGTAGGATGGACGGCACCAATAATCCCGCTGCTCCAGTCCGCCCACTCACCGTTCCCGGGGGACCCAATTACCGTGGAGCAAGTGTCCTGGGTGGGGTCGTGCTTCTCCATCGGTGGCATGTCCGGGACACTTCTTTACGCCCTAATTCATACCTATTTTGGGAAGAAGACAGGTCTCCTGATGCTGGCGATTCCTCACCTC ATTCTTTGGAGCCTATTGTGGATGGGCGACAACGTGTACTACGTCTACATAGCAAGGTATTTGGGAGGCCTTACCGGAGGAGGAATTTTCGTCATAGTACCGTTGTATGTAGCAGATATCGTCGATAGAAG GATTCGAGGGTCACTCGGTTCGTTAACGATGCTGCACATAAACTTTGGTCTGTTGGCATCGTACACCGCTGGCAACTACCTTCCGTACTATTTCATACCGAAAATCATGCTCTGCCTGCCGATTGCCTTCCTCGCATTGGTTTGTTTACTGCCGGAAACACCGTACTGTTTACTGCGGAAAGGAAAGGTCGTTGAGGCGGAAAAGTCACTCATGTTCTATCGCAACATACCGGACGTGACGCGGAAAACTCTATCCTTTGAGTATGAGTTCGAAAGTCtcaaaacattcattttgacCGAGGCCAACAAGGATAAGTTATCGGTGGCAGATTTCA CTACACCGGCAGCCATCAGGGGGCTTTTCATCTCTATCTTTGTTATGGCTTTAAACCAGTTCTGTGGCATCTTTGCTATAGTGACCTACGCCGGAAACATCCTGGAAGCATGTAACACCAGCTTGGACACCAAATATGTGCTTATACTGATTGCATTAATTAACATCTGTGGCAACATAACTTCGTTCATTGTCGTTGATATGGCCGGCAGGAAG ACGTTTCTGCTAATTTCCACAATTGGAGTAGGAATATCTCTGGGTATCCTGGGGCTGCACTCGTATTTCTCCTACAATGAGGACGGCATCGCAAACAATTCTTGGGTTCCAGTACTGGCGCTGCTGGCGTTCATCTACTCAGCCGGATTGGGCATCACAAATATGGTTGGATTCATCATTCCGGAAGTTTTACCAGCAAAG ATCCGTAGCATAGGGAGTACAATCAGTGTGGGAATGCTGTGCTTCTTTGCCTTCGTTGTATTGAAAGTGTACCCGATTTTGCTGGAAAGAATAAACGTCCACGGAACAGTGTGGATTTCTTGCGGCGTATGTGCAATatcaattttaataataatattcataatgCCGGAAACAAAAGGGAAGAACCTTATTGATGAGGATGCCGAAAAGAAACCGAGAAGGAATGCTTATTAG